A stretch of Desulfitobacterium dichloroeliminans LMG P-21439 DNA encodes these proteins:
- the dsrM gene encoding sulfate reduction electron transfer complex DsrMKJOP subunit DsrM: MKAVFPLIAFSILILIPLAGIELANLEVLFGIILPYLALAAFLVGFIYRIIGWARTPVPFRIPTTIGQEKSFDWIKQNKIENPTSNWGVIVRMALEVLFFRSLFRNSTTELRNDGNGPKVAYGSSKWLWLFGLLFHWSLLITLLRHLRLFLEPVPSFISALDSLDSFFQIGLPALYITNILIAVALIYLFLRRFIVPQIKYISLPADYFPLLLLMGVAGTGMLMRYIFRVDIATIKEFAVGLLTFTPHIPEGIGTIFYVHLFLVSCLFAYFPLSKLMHMGGVFMSPTRNMKANNRMVRHINPWNYPVKVHTYEEYEEDFREKMIKAGIPVEKE, encoded by the coding sequence GTGAAAGCCGTATTTCCTTTAATCGCTTTCTCTATCCTTATACTGATCCCACTCGCAGGAATAGAATTAGCCAATTTAGAAGTCCTGTTCGGTATTATCCTACCTTATCTAGCCCTAGCCGCTTTCTTAGTGGGATTTATTTATCGGATTATCGGTTGGGCCCGTACTCCGGTACCTTTTAGGATTCCAACCACGATTGGCCAAGAAAAATCCTTCGATTGGATTAAACAGAATAAGATAGAGAATCCAACCTCTAACTGGGGAGTCATCGTCAGGATGGCCTTAGAAGTGCTGTTCTTCCGCTCCCTGTTCAGAAATTCTACAACTGAGCTCAGAAATGACGGGAATGGCCCGAAAGTCGCCTATGGGTCAAGCAAATGGCTCTGGCTCTTTGGCCTACTGTTCCATTGGTCCCTGCTCATCACCTTGCTCCGTCACTTGAGATTATTTTTGGAGCCGGTACCGAGCTTTATCAGTGCCCTCGATAGTCTGGATAGTTTCTTCCAGATTGGTTTGCCTGCCCTTTATATCACAAATATTTTAATTGCCGTGGCCTTAATCTATCTCTTCTTACGCAGATTTATAGTACCACAAATTAAGTATATTAGTTTACCCGCCGACTACTTCCCCCTCCTTTTGTTGATGGGAGTTGCCGGTACGGGAATGCTTATGCGCTATATTTTTAGAGTAGATATTGCCACAATTAAGGAGTTTGCTGTCGGATTGCTCACATTCACCCCTCATATCCCGGAGGGAATCGGCACTATCTTTTATGTGCATTTATTCTTAGTCAGTTGCTTGTTCGCCTACTTCCCCTTGAGTAAGCTGATGCATATGGGCGGTGTATTCATGAGTCCGACTCGAAATATGAAGGCCAACAATCGTATGGTTAGACATATCAATCCTTGGAACTATCCTGTCAAAGTCCATACCTACGAAGAGTATGAAGAAGATTTTAGAGAAAAGATGATAAAGGCGGGTATACCGGTAGAAAAGGAGTGA
- the dsrK gene encoding sulfate reduction electron transfer complex DsrMKJOP subunit DsrK, whose amino-acid sequence MAKYKLPSAEELAKIDYTPSSTEWLDTPTTFEPGTFCWGAKGKDLEIVGFPNARDWSPVDEDWQLPEDWQSTIIEGIGERLNKYRSFKIMMDICVRCGACADKCHFFIGTGDPKNMPVLRAELIRSVYRRYFTKSGKFLGRLAGARDLTPEVIKEWWYYFYQCTECRRCSVFCPYGIDQAEITIIGRELLNLLGLNIHWISNPVSNCYMKGNHLGLEPHAITGNIEMMCDDIEDITGIRIEPSFNRKGAEILFVTPSGDLMGDPGIYTCMGYLMLFHELGLDYTWSTYASEGGNFGFFTSNEMAKRLNSKIYAEAKRLGVKYIIGGECGHMWRVINQYMGTWQDPADFLEVPVSPITGTRFDNAASTKMIHIAEFTADLIKHGKLKLDPSRNDHLKVTYHDSCNTSRGMGLLEEPRYIINNVCNNFYEMPENTIREKTFCCGGGSGLNASENMAERMTGGFARANAVKHVQDKHGVNMLANICAVDRAAFPALMDYWTPGVGVTGVHELLANALVMTGEKERTTDLRGEDLPEKGVTADD is encoded by the coding sequence ATGGCAAAATATAAATTACCAAGTGCCGAAGAACTAGCAAAAATTGATTATACACCAAGCTCCACAGAATGGTTAGATACCCCTACTACCTTTGAACCGGGTACCTTCTGCTGGGGTGCAAAAGGAAAGGACTTAGAAATCGTAGGCTTTCCCAACGCACGCGATTGGTCTCCGGTCGATGAAGATTGGCAACTCCCGGAGGATTGGCAGTCGACGATCATCGAGGGAATCGGCGAGAGACTGAATAAATATCGTTCCTTCAAGATTATGATGGATATCTGCGTTCGTTGTGGAGCCTGTGCGGATAAATGCCATTTCTTCATTGGTACAGGAGATCCTAAAAACATGCCCGTACTCAGGGCAGAATTAATACGGTCCGTCTACCGCCGGTACTTTACCAAATCAGGTAAGTTCCTAGGCCGCTTGGCGGGTGCCAGAGATCTGACACCTGAAGTCATCAAGGAATGGTGGTATTACTTCTATCAATGTACAGAATGTCGTCGCTGCTCCGTCTTTTGTCCTTATGGAATTGACCAAGCGGAGATTACCATCATTGGGCGTGAATTACTCAATCTCTTAGGGCTGAATATCCATTGGATTTCCAACCCTGTGTCCAACTGTTACATGAAGGGCAATCACTTAGGTTTAGAACCCCACGCCATCACCGGCAATATCGAAATGATGTGTGATGACATTGAAGATATTACGGGGATCCGTATTGAACCGAGTTTTAATCGTAAAGGTGCGGAAATCCTCTTCGTCACTCCCTCCGGGGACTTGATGGGCGATCCAGGTATCTATACCTGTATGGGTTATCTCATGCTGTTTCATGAATTGGGTCTGGATTATACATGGAGCACCTATGCTTCTGAAGGCGGAAACTTCGGCTTCTTTACCTCCAATGAGATGGCCAAACGCTTGAATTCCAAAATTTATGCGGAAGCCAAACGCTTGGGCGTTAAGTACATTATCGGGGGCGAATGCGGCCATATGTGGCGGGTCATCAATCAGTATATGGGTACTTGGCAGGACCCTGCTGATTTCCTCGAGGTTCCTGTGTCACCGATTACCGGAACTCGCTTCGACAATGCAGCCTCCACGAAGATGATCCATATCGCTGAATTCACTGCAGATTTGATTAAGCATGGCAAATTAAAATTAGACCCTTCCCGCAATGATCATCTCAAAGTGACATACCACGACTCCTGCAATACCTCCCGCGGCATGGGATTGCTAGAAGAGCCTCGTTATATCATTAACAATGTCTGCAACAACTTCTACGAGATGCCGGAGAATACCATCCGTGAGAAAACCTTCTGCTGCGGGGGCGGTTCAGGGCTGAACGCTTCGGAAAACATGGCAGAGCGCATGACAGGCGGCTTCGCACGTGCTAATGCTGTAAAACATGTTCAGGACAAACATGGCGTTAACATGTTAGCCAATATCTGTGCAGTGGACAGAGCTGCTTTCCCGGCTCTAATGGATTACTGGACACCCGGAGTGGGAGTTACTGGAGTCCATGAACTGCTAGCTAATGCCCTGGTCATGACGGGTGAAAAGGAAAGAACAACGGATCTGCGCGGCGAAGATTTACCCGAAAAGGGGGTAACGGCCGATGATTAA
- the dsrJ gene encoding sulfate reduction electron transfer complex DsrMKJOP subunit DsrJ: MIKGGKTIGGLLIFLVIAILPFLYNMGKADAQPVIDTDTPVIQELGATECIESTEYMRENHMQLLVEWRDAVVRDGKTTYVNNQGKEFEMSLQSTCLNCHNDTPETVYFTAETAKLGDNQFCYSCHDFASVEPDCWSCHAGPREAK; encoded by the coding sequence ATGATTAAAGGTGGCAAAACAATCGGTGGCCTGCTGATCTTTTTGGTTATCGCTATCCTGCCCTTCCTATATAATATGGGAAAGGCAGACGCCCAGCCTGTGATTGATACGGATACCCCGGTTATTCAAGAATTAGGGGCAACCGAATGTATCGAATCCACAGAATACATGAGAGAAAATCATATGCAACTCTTAGTGGAATGGCGCGATGCCGTGGTTCGTGATGGAAAAACAACCTACGTAAACAACCAAGGAAAAGAGTTTGAAATGAGTCTCCAGAGCACTTGCTTAAACTGTCATAACGACACGCCCGAAACGGTCTACTTCACCGCTGAAACAGCCAAACTAGGAGATAACCAATTTTGCTACTCCTGCCATGATTTCGCATCAGTGGAACCTGACTGTTGGAGTTGCCATGCTGGGCCAAGGGAGGCAAAATAA
- the dsrO gene encoding sulfate reduction electron transfer complex DsrMKJOP subunit DsrO: MSINRRDFLKKAGVITALGLGGAITLDAFEILEPLKAADFTSPEGLADKRWALVIDMSKIDQATIDEVIAACHDLHNVPDMGNAKDEIKWIWTDSFEHVFPGEENHYLDETTKKIPFLTLCNHCDHPPCVRVCPTQATFRREDGVVGMDMHRCIGCRFCMAACPYGARSFNYWDPTPHIKEINPDYPRRSKGVVEKCNLCMDRIDQGKEPVCAEKSNGAIVFGNLEDPNSAVRELLSTNYSMRRKPELGTQPSVYYLIGGEERA, translated from the coding sequence ATGAGCATCAATCGACGGGATTTTCTGAAAAAGGCAGGAGTGATTACCGCCCTAGGATTGGGTGGAGCAATTACTCTAGACGCCTTTGAGATCTTAGAACCCCTCAAAGCAGCGGATTTTACTAGTCCGGAGGGTTTAGCCGATAAACGCTGGGCACTGGTTATCGACATGAGTAAGATAGATCAGGCCACTATCGACGAAGTTATCGCTGCTTGCCATGATCTTCACAACGTTCCTGATATGGGCAATGCTAAGGACGAAATCAAGTGGATCTGGACCGATTCGTTCGAACATGTTTTCCCTGGTGAAGAAAACCATTACTTGGATGAAACGACCAAGAAGATACCCTTTTTAACCCTCTGCAATCACTGCGATCATCCGCCATGTGTGCGGGTATGTCCGACCCAAGCCACCTTCAGACGAGAAGATGGCGTCGTCGGCATGGATATGCACCGTTGCATCGGTTGCCGCTTTTGTATGGCTGCTTGCCCCTACGGAGCACGGAGCTTTAATTACTGGGATCCAACCCCCCATATCAAGGAGATCAATCCAGACTATCCGCGTAGATCCAAAGGAGTCGTCGAGAAATGCAACCTTTGTATGGATCGCATCGACCAAGGAAAAGAACCTGTCTGTGCGGAGAAATCCAACGGAGCGATCGTCTTTGGGAACTTGGAAGATCCTAACTCTGCAGTAAGAGAATTATTGAGCACTAATTATTCCATGCGCCGTAAGCCTGAATTAGGTACGCAACCCAGCGTCTATTACTTGATCGGGGGTGAGGAGCGTGCTTGA
- the dsrP gene encoding sulfate reduction electron transfer complex DsrMKJOP subunit DsrP, producing the protein MLEKALSGSKKYWLWVGFLLVVIFVGFMAYLRQYEEGLGVTGMSRDVSWGLYISQFTFLVGVAASAVMVAIPYYLHNYKKFGKIVILGEFLAVPSVIMCILFIFVDVGRPDRILNVLLHPTPHSVMFWDMCVLVGYLLLNFIIGWTALGSERKGFPPPAWVKPLIYLSIPWAVSIHTVTAFLYSGMPGRHLWLTAIMAARFLASAFAAGPALLVLLCLIVRKVSTFDPGKEAIQSLAKIVTYAMIANVFFYILEFFTAFYSNIPGHMHPLQYLFVGLHGYDQLVPFMWVATILAFVGIFLLLVPKFRRNEKILPFALVSVFIAAWIDKGLGLVLGGFVPTPLEHVVEYTPTATELGVTFMVYAIGALLITIFYKVVIGVREEI; encoded by the coding sequence GTGCTTGAGAAAGCCTTATCCGGCAGTAAGAAGTATTGGCTGTGGGTCGGATTCTTACTGGTAGTCATCTTTGTTGGCTTCATGGCCTACCTAAGACAATACGAGGAGGGCTTAGGAGTCACCGGCATGAGCAGAGACGTATCCTGGGGTCTTTATATTTCCCAGTTTACCTTCTTAGTAGGTGTCGCGGCCTCTGCAGTTATGGTGGCCATTCCCTATTACCTCCACAATTATAAAAAGTTTGGCAAAATCGTTATTCTCGGTGAATTCTTAGCTGTTCCTTCTGTCATTATGTGCATCCTGTTCATCTTCGTGGACGTCGGACGCCCAGACAGAATTCTCAATGTATTGTTACATCCCACCCCCCATTCCGTTATGTTCTGGGATATGTGTGTACTCGTGGGATATTTGCTTCTGAACTTCATCATTGGCTGGACTGCATTAGGTTCAGAACGTAAAGGATTTCCGCCACCGGCTTGGGTGAAGCCCTTGATTTATCTCTCGATTCCCTGGGCCGTTAGTATTCACACCGTAACAGCATTTCTCTATTCAGGCATGCCAGGAAGACATCTCTGGCTCACCGCGATTATGGCAGCCCGCTTCCTAGCTTCCGCTTTTGCTGCTGGACCGGCCTTACTCGTTTTGCTTTGCCTGATTGTCCGGAAGGTCAGTACCTTTGATCCTGGTAAAGAAGCCATTCAGTCTTTAGCTAAAATCGTGACCTATGCAATGATTGCCAATGTATTCTTCTACATTCTAGAGTTTTTCACTGCCTTCTATAGCAATATTCCCGGTCACATGCACCCCTTGCAGTACCTCTTTGTAGGTTTGCATGGTTACGATCAATTGGTACCCTTCATGTGGGTTGCCACCATTTTAGCCTTTGTAGGAATTTTCCTATTGCTTGTCCCGAAATTTAGGCGGAATGAAAAAATACTACCTTTTGCTCTTGTCTCTGTCTTCATAGCGGCTTGGATTGATAAAGGGTTAGGGCTGGTCTTAGGCGGTTTTGTTCCCACTCCATTAGAACATGTAGTGGAATATACCCCGACGGCCACGGAGCTTGGGGTTACCTTTATGGTATACGCCATCGGTGCCCTACTCATTACAATCTTCTATAAAGTCGTCATCGGTGTCAGAGAAGAGATATAA
- a CDS encoding TusE/DsrC/DsvC family sulfur relay protein, which translates to MAELVVNGVSYELDEDGFLEDASVWNEDVAKALAPHEDVEELTEEHWKMINYLRDYYAQYGVAPMVRKLLKDTGYTQKTIYELFPTGPGKGACKVAGLPKPTGCV; encoded by the coding sequence ATGGCTGAATTAGTTGTTAATGGAGTGTCCTACGAATTAGATGAGGATGGCTTCCTAGAAGATGCTTCCGTATGGAACGAGGATGTAGCAAAAGCTTTAGCTCCTCACGAGGATGTGGAAGAGCTCACTGAAGAACATTGGAAGATGATCAACTATCTGCGTGACTACTATGCGCAATATGGTGTAGCCCCCATGGTTCGTAAACTACTCAAAGACACTGGATATACTCAAAAGACCATTTATGAACTGTTCCCTACAGGCCCTGGAAAGGGTGCTTGTAAAGTTGCCGGACTTCCAAAACCAACCGGTTGCGTTTGA
- a CDS encoding cobyrinate a,c-diamide synthase: MLNIQDQDIQQANKLHVPRIVIGAPQGRSGKTTFTLGLLRALKRNGHKVQPYKKGLDFIDPSWHSAAAERVARNLDPFVMSKEDICHSVALHSSDCQISIIEGSMGLYDGSDIQGSTSTAEIAKITQSPLLLVLDATRITRSAAAIVMGCQHFDPEINIAGVILNKVARSRHEKVAREAIETYCQIPVLGAIPKDSLISIPDRHLGLVMNGEMVETERLLDHIGDVISENVDLTRILSIAQSAPSFEVFPQAECFSLSGYSLKAKSLSSPRIGVIRDAAFSFYYPENLEMLESMGAELVYFSALNQEALPQNLDALYIGGGFPEVFAEQLAQNVTLRADIRRAGEDGMPIYAECGGLMYLGRSIYTGESQYDMVGLLPLDTQMQKKPQGHGYTVLRGSEDNLWFKQSIVRGHEFHNSKIINLDKSKINFGFKVERGHGIDGENEGICYKNVFAAYNHIHAIGCPQWAEQMLIMADDYHKPEKVNSLPKPRLTRMSKYQLA; encoded by the coding sequence ATGTTAAACATCCAGGATCAGGATATACAACAAGCAAACAAGCTTCATGTCCCGCGTATCGTTATTGGGGCCCCTCAGGGGCGCAGTGGCAAGACAACCTTTACCTTGGGGCTCTTAAGAGCCCTAAAGCGAAATGGCCATAAGGTCCAGCCCTACAAAAAAGGGCTGGATTTTATCGATCCTAGCTGGCATTCTGCAGCAGCTGAGAGGGTAGCGCGGAATCTAGACCCTTTTGTTATGAGTAAGGAAGATATTTGCCACTCAGTAGCCCTACATTCTTCAGATTGTCAGATCAGTATCATTGAGGGTTCTATGGGTCTTTATGATGGCTCAGATATCCAAGGGAGCACCTCGACAGCAGAGATAGCTAAAATAACCCAATCCCCCCTTCTCTTGGTTTTGGATGCGACGAGAATTACTCGTAGCGCTGCTGCCATTGTGATGGGGTGTCAACATTTTGACCCAGAAATCAATATTGCCGGCGTCATACTCAATAAAGTTGCTCGCTCACGTCATGAGAAGGTTGCCCGGGAAGCCATCGAAACGTATTGCCAGATTCCCGTCCTCGGAGCGATTCCTAAGGATTCATTGATTTCCATACCGGATCGGCACTTGGGTCTTGTTATGAATGGGGAAATGGTGGAGACGGAACGACTACTCGATCATATTGGTGACGTTATTAGTGAAAATGTAGACTTAACGAGGATACTAAGTATTGCCCAATCCGCGCCATCTTTTGAAGTCTTTCCGCAGGCTGAATGTTTCAGCTTATCAGGATATAGCCTGAAAGCGAAAAGTCTCTCTAGTCCGCGCATTGGTGTAATTCGTGACGCAGCCTTTAGCTTTTACTACCCGGAGAATTTAGAGATGCTGGAGTCTATGGGAGCAGAGTTGGTTTATTTTAGCGCCCTGAACCAAGAGGCTTTGCCACAGAATCTTGATGCACTCTACATTGGTGGAGGGTTCCCGGAAGTTTTTGCCGAGCAATTAGCTCAAAATGTGACTTTACGTGCAGATATACGGAGAGCCGGAGAAGATGGTATGCCCATCTACGCCGAATGCGGAGGCTTGATGTATCTCGGTCGCAGCATTTATACAGGTGAAAGCCAATATGACATGGTGGGACTACTTCCCCTAGATACGCAGATGCAAAAGAAACCCCAAGGGCATGGCTACACCGTGCTTAGGGGATCCGAGGACAACCTTTGGTTTAAGCAAAGTATAGTTCGTGGTCATGAGTTCCATAATTCGAAGATCATCAATCTGGACAAAAGCAAGATAAACTTTGGATTTAAAGTTGAGCGCGGACATGGTATTGATGGAGAAAATGAAGGCATTTGCTATAAGAATGTTTTTGCGGCCTATAATCATATTCATGCTATAGGTTGTCCTCAGTGGGCTGAGCAAATGTTAATTATGGCTGACGACTATCATAAACCAGAGAAAGTGAATAGCTTGCCTAAACCTAGGCTCACCCGAATGAGTAAGTATCAATTGGCATAA
- a CDS encoding LysR family transcriptional regulator has protein sequence MFEQQFIVFKEVADTKNITLAAKRLHMSQPSISLQIQNLESQYNTRFFNRTNKGVSLTKAGEVFYSHVCEILDILDRAQHQVCELDEDRRGEIHLGATLTIGEYVLPNILAYLSAKLPDVDFKVKIANTEVIDQDVIEGKIHIGLIEGPEPKDRGVIVDKFWEDELVVVVPYFHPWASYDSIQLSELPYERFVTREVGSGTRKTMETVLAERGLDLTKLNIAMELGSTQAIKQVVCAGLGITIISALTVRRECDQGILKALRIQDDPVYRPLNILTLAKSSQTKYERTFINFLHNHKLLKEILTQNYCSKGMRYLDTTRAACDK, from the coding sequence ATGTTCGAGCAGCAGTTTATAGTTTTCAAAGAAGTAGCTGACACAAAGAACATTACCCTTGCAGCAAAGAGACTTCATATGAGTCAGCCGAGTATCAGTTTACAGATTCAAAATCTTGAGAGTCAATACAACACACGTTTTTTTAACCGGACGAATAAGGGAGTCAGTCTCACGAAGGCAGGAGAGGTTTTCTATAGCCATGTTTGTGAGATACTGGACATACTTGACAGGGCACAACATCAAGTTTGTGAGCTGGACGAGGATCGGCGCGGAGAAATACACCTAGGTGCGACCTTAACCATCGGCGAGTATGTACTTCCCAATATTCTCGCTTATTTATCGGCAAAATTGCCTGATGTCGATTTTAAAGTCAAGATCGCTAATACGGAAGTCATCGACCAAGATGTCATTGAGGGAAAAATCCATATCGGTCTAATTGAAGGCCCCGAGCCGAAGGACAGAGGGGTTATAGTGGATAAATTCTGGGAAGATGAGCTGGTGGTCGTCGTACCCTATTTTCATCCTTGGGCAAGCTATGATAGCATTCAATTGTCCGAATTGCCCTATGAGCGCTTTGTGACGCGGGAAGTTGGCTCCGGCACCAGAAAAACCATGGAGACTGTCTTAGCGGAACGCGGTCTCGATCTAACAAAACTGAATATCGCTATGGAGTTGGGCAGCACCCAAGCTATTAAGCAGGTGGTATGTGCCGGACTGGGGATTACGATTATCTCGGCCCTGACCGTGCGTAGAGAATGCGACCAGGGAATCCTTAAGGCTCTTCGCATCCAGGATGATCCCGTCTATCGCCCGTTGAATATTCTAACCTTGGCGAAATCTTCCCAGACGAAATATGAGCGGACTTTTATCAATTTCTTACACAACCATAAGCTCCTTAAGGAGATTTTGACGCAAAACTACTGTTCTAAAGGAATGCGCTATCTAGATACCACTAGGGCGGCTTGTGATAAGTGA
- a CDS encoding nitrilase-related carbon-nitrogen hydrolase — MLEDKRIGLVQMEARVGETRSNLNTIIRCAEKASQQGIELLCFPESALHGYSPADSSEIGDSLDSPRLKELKECARDYNLILLVGMVEQIGKGQNPYLSHLVLFPDQEKAVYRKVHLGRSEQNYFTPGSQFPVFKGKGVCFAVGICWDWHFPEMATIYSLKGAELLFAPHASPVVAGDRKEIWKRYLGTRAYDNSTYLGACNLIGPNNRGKVFSGGALAFGPKGEILAESFHTPEDDYSEEILIADLSAPKINALRSAERVSMKQTFFLADRRKELYGELLELEIPKAPKE; from the coding sequence ATGCTGGAAGATAAGCGAATCGGCTTAGTACAGATGGAAGCCCGAGTAGGGGAAACCCGCTCAAACCTTAATACGATTATCAGATGTGCGGAGAAAGCGTCTCAGCAAGGAATTGAACTCTTGTGTTTTCCTGAAAGTGCCCTTCATGGATACTCACCCGCTGATTCAAGTGAAATTGGTGATTCACTGGATAGTCCAAGGCTTAAAGAGCTTAAAGAATGTGCAAGAGACTACAATCTCATTTTGCTGGTAGGCATGGTCGAGCAGATAGGTAAGGGTCAAAACCCATACTTGTCTCATCTCGTCCTTTTTCCTGATCAGGAAAAGGCCGTGTATCGCAAGGTGCATCTCGGCCGCAGTGAACAGAATTATTTTACTCCCGGTTCCCAGTTCCCTGTATTTAAGGGAAAGGGAGTATGTTTTGCAGTAGGGATTTGCTGGGATTGGCATTTTCCTGAGATGGCGACCATTTATTCCTTAAAGGGTGCCGAGCTACTTTTTGCACCTCACGCATCACCTGTCGTAGCCGGTGATCGAAAAGAAATTTGGAAGCGCTATCTGGGTACGCGAGCCTATGATAACTCCACTTATCTGGGAGCTTGCAATCTTATTGGTCCGAATAACCGCGGCAAGGTCTTCAGTGGTGGAGCCTTGGCCTTTGGCCCCAAGGGAGAGATTTTAGCCGAAAGTTTTCATACTCCAGAGGATGACTATTCTGAGGAAATCCTCATTGCAGATCTTTCAGCGCCGAAGATCAACGCTCTACGTAGCGCCGAGCGGGTCTCCATGAAGCAAACGTTCTTCTTGGCGGACCGCCGCAAAGAGCTCTACGGAGAACTCTTAGAGTTGGAAATACCAAAAGCACCTAAGGAATAA
- the nrdR gene encoding transcriptional regulator NrdR has protein sequence MHCPFCGNDETKVLESRQVEEGTAVRRRRECDHCSRRFTTFEKYEDMPLVVVKKDGRREEFSRGKLKAGILRACEKRPVSVEQIETMAYEIEKNLRNGHDREVPSKSIGEAVMNNLVHLDEVAYIRFASVYREFKDVQRFLQELHELVEKKGNN, from the coding sequence TTGCATTGCCCATTTTGTGGGAACGATGAGACGAAGGTCCTAGAATCCCGTCAAGTGGAAGAAGGAACGGCTGTCCGTCGGCGCCGGGAATGCGATCACTGTTCACGGCGGTTTACAACCTTTGAAAAGTACGAAGATATGCCTTTGGTTGTGGTTAAGAAGGACGGAAGACGCGAAGAATTCTCTCGGGGAAAGCTGAAGGCAGGGATTTTAAGAGCCTGTGAAAAACGGCCGGTCTCAGTCGAACAAATTGAGACTATGGCTTATGAGATTGAAAAGAATCTCCGCAACGGCCACGATCGCGAAGTCCCCAGTAAGAGCATAGGCGAAGCGGTCATGAATAATCTGGTCCATCTAGATGAAGTAGCCTACATACGCTTTGCTTCAGTTTACCGCGAATTTAAGGATGTCCAACGTTTTTTGCAGGAGCTCCACGAGCTAGTAGAAAAAAAGGGGAATAACTAA